The segment GCATCGAGCGACGGGAAACCAAATCCATGCTCAACTGAGTCCAAATCGGGAATGAATTCACGTAATTCTGATGTAAAGGATAAGTCAAGACATGCAAAAGCCCGCAGAAGAACAGAAGAAGCGAAATCTGTCAAGGTAACTATGCCTAGTACCTCAAGTGAGAATTCTAGAACAATTGGAAAATTTAGCACATGTGCAACACCGATCTCCATGCTTTCCCCTAAAACTTCTGAACGCAAAATCCACGCCCCTGAAAAGAACGCCAAACCGGAAGGGAGATACATAGTTCTAAGAACCGAAAAGGAACTCCGGGACTACTTTGCTGCCATGGACAGAGCTGCCCCACAGGCGAGCCCGGCCCCTGATCCCCAACCCACCCGCTCCTGCTTAAGTCGCTCTTCGTTTGGCTCCAGTAGAAGTGGAAGCGGTCAATCCGTCAAGAGTGTCCGGTTTGCTGACATAGAAGATGAGTCGGACAAGAAAAATAAGCACTCCGATAAAAGAGTGGTAAGGCGAAGGTCGAGGGCATTGATGACGGGTGAAAGGGATATGCAGCCTATTCCTACACGCTTACAGGATCAAAAGACTACTACTTCTACAGAACCCTCAGTTGGACATGATAACAGACGGTCCAAAACGGAAGTAGATTTATCCACGATAAGATATGCATCACCTATAGACAATATCAATAGAGGTGAAAATCAACCCCAAACTTTAAGTGAGTCACTGGAATCTGCAAAAAGCAGTCATACCGAGAACAAAGCAACAGAAATTACCACTTGCACCGGAAGTCAAGACACATATACCAGTCCAAGAGACACAGTCTATGACATGGGGAAAATTGGTCATTCTGTATCTCCCAGTGTAAGCCCACTGCCCGCAAGCAGAGATTCGGACAACTGCTCGCGGACTGTTAGTTACACATCTAGTAGGTACTCTTCTTCAGGACTCTATACATCATGTAGCGATTATAGCGCCGATGAATATTCTCGGTCTGAAAGAACGTGTTCAAGTTATTCTCATGACAGAAGAACACCAAACTCAGAAAACAGCAGCTGCTGTTTAGAGAAGTATAACACTCAAAGTATCTCTAAATCCTACACTATTGTCCCGGCGGCAGAGAAATCCCCTGATGAAAGTCCTACACCAAGGTTCGACAATGCTTCGTCTTCTGGGTCATCTGAGTATCACTCTAGATCTGAGGGCAGATACTCCGAAAACAACAATTCTCGTTGTAGTAGCAGTGTCTCGGATTCTCCACAATCTGTTGATATGATTCATAACAAAGGAAAGCGTTGTCGAGGAAGACTGAGTTCGCCCAAGcaaagaaacaaaccaaaacttGAAGACAAAGTGTTCAGAAGAGAACCTACAAACATTGGCCCAGGAACCAAAACCCTGAAAATAGATTTCCAAATGGAAAACAAATCACAAGAGCAACGCATACCCACAGTCCCTAAAAATGGACAAACGTCAAGCAGGTTGTCTCCAAAGATAAATGCTATCATCAAATGTGAAACTCCAGACCAAACAATGGATACCCTTAGAGTTATGGGCGTTCCTTTACATAAAAAGGATGGATCCGAGAGTTCTCTCGATGCGGTCGAGAACCCGTATGACAATGATTTTGAGGAGGACATGGAATCAGAGAAAACAACGAAGGACACGCCCATCTCTGAGAAAGACCACGGTGATATTTGCAATGTAAATGTAGAAAACGACCATAAAGCAAAGCAACCTGTGATTTCTGAATCTCCAAAACACACTGCAGCCGAGTTTCCGCTTATCAAAAGACGGGATAAAACAGACCTGATCCAGAATAGTTTTCTACAAAAAGATCCTAACCCCGAACCCGATCAGAAACTGTCTGAAATCAGCATGGTAGGCACTGGGTTCGACTCATTGGCAATCGGGAAGCAGGATGTAAAGTCACAGAAAGTTAGAAAAAGGGACGCAAAAGcacgagtaaataaaataaCCAGGGAGAAGCCGCATGTGTTGAAAAATGATCCGCAAGATTTGTCAGCCTTGATTGCTAAAGAGCTCCTTGGAGACAAATATCAGACCAGAAAGAGAGTAAAAAAGGAACAAAGGATCAAAAACACTCACAGGATCCAAACCGACAAAGCAATGGAAAAGCAAAAACTAACTCAGTTACCTACAGATATGCTAGAAAAACAAAACGCAGCTAAAGATGCTAGAAAGAAAAAGATCCAAATTGAGAAACTTGTTGGCGCTGACAATCTGTAtcaaaacaagaaacaaaacCAGGTCAGGGGAATGATGGTGATGGGCATGGCCAAGAGCAGCCCCTACCTAAACCAGCCACCAGAGCGCGCGCCAAAACCTTGTCCTACTGCTACAACTCTACCCATAATAAACACGGCAGACGACAACAACCCTACTCACTCCATTGTCAGCGGACACACAAATGCACCGGCGGATATGGTCCTCCCAAAACTCAGTGCCTCTCGCCTCCTTCCTCAACATAATGAGGCTCGGGGCGGCGACCGGAAGAGACGCTGCAACAACGCGCGAATGCCAAGTAAACTGAATCATTCATACGGAGATATAGGATATAACCGGAGAAAATCCGAAGAGCGAAACCCAAGTCAGGCAAACGATCGTACATTGCCGAGGTTACCGGGTCCTCCCGTACCCCTTCAAGCGGAGGCCTCGCTGTGTAACGGTGCTCTACAAGTGACCATCTTGGACCCCAGCGGTCAGGGAGGTCACGCCGATCCTATCAAACTGACCATTCTAC is part of the Magallana gigas chromosome 3, xbMagGiga1.1, whole genome shotgun sequence genome and harbors:
- the LOC109617613 gene encoding serine-rich adhesin for platelets is translated as MEDKDKCSPASSDGKPNPCSTESKSGMNSRNSDVKDKSRHAKARRRTEEAKSVKVTMPSTSSENSRTIGKFSTCATPISMLSPKTSERKIHAPEKNAKPEGRYIVLRTEKELRDYFAAMDRAAPQASPAPDPQPTRSCLSRSSFGSSRSGSGQSVKSVRFADIEDESDKKNKHSDKRVVRRRSRALMTGERDMQPIPTRLQDQKTTTSTEPSVGHDNRRSKTEVDLSTIRYASPIDNINRGENQPQTLSESLESAKSSHTENKATEITTCTGSQDTYTSPRDTVYDMGKIGHSVSPSVSPLPASRDSDNCSRTVSYTSSRYSSSGLYTSCSDYSADEYSRSERTCSSYSHDRRTPNSENSSCCLEKYNTQSISKSYTIVPAAEKSPDESPTPRFDNASSSGSSEYHSRSEGRYSENNNSRCSSSVSDSPQSVDMIHNKGKRCRGRLSSPKQRNKPKLEDKVFRREPTNIGPGTKTLKIDFQMENKSQEQRIPTVPKNGQTSSRLSPKINAIIKCETPDQTMDTLRVMGVPLHKKDGSESSLDAVENPYDNDFEEDMESEKTTKDTPISEKDHGDICNVNVENDHKAKQPVISESPKHTAAEFPLIKRRDKTDLIQNSFLQKDPNPEPDQKLSEISMVGTGFDSLAIGKQDVKSQKVRKRDAKARVNKITREKPHVLKNDPQDLSALIAKELLGDKYQTRKRVKKEQRIKNTHRIQTDKAMEKQKLTQLPTDMLEKQNAAKDARKKKIQIEKLVGADNLYQNKKQNQVRGMMVMGMAKSSPYLNQPPERAPKPCPTATTLPIINTADDNNPTHSIVSGHTNAPADMVLPKLSASRLLPQHNEARGGDRKRRCNNARMPSKLNHSYGDIGYNRRKSEERNPSQANDRTLPRLPGPPVPLQAEASLCNGALQVTILDPSGQGGHADPIKLTILHKSRGTGQRMRSSQHLSECGQETEPVFFRGKGRSQQINTEMKSRKMKRGFSHQ